The Rhododendron vialii isolate Sample 1 chromosome 8a, ASM3025357v1 genome has a window encoding:
- the LOC131298027 gene encoding uncharacterized protein LOC131298027: protein MSEGPKLFSNKPKKSQLKPVSPSPQSSSSSSMAQPSSHTPPPLEPPRESFARRYKFVWPLLLAVNLGVGAYLFMRTKKKNSGVEEEVSGVPPTPTPSPSTAAVTVPVTEKTPSLPPVVEPVMLRDPIPENQQRELYKWLLEEKRKVKPKDAEEKKRIDEEKAILKQFIRTKSIPSL, encoded by the exons ATGAGCGAAGGTCCGAAGCTATTCAGCAACAAACCTAAGAAAT CGCAGCTGAAACCGGTATCACCGTCGCCAcaatcgtcgtcgtcgtcgtcaatGGCTCAACCTTCTTCGCATACTCCGCCTCCTCTTGAACCACCGAGGGAATCTTTCGCTCGCCGGTACAAGTTCGTTTGGCCTCTTCTCCTCGCCGTCAATCTCGGCGTcggag CTTACCTTTTCATgaggacaaaaaagaagaattcGGGCGTAGAGGAAGAAGTTTCAGGAGTTCCTCCCACTCCCACTCCTAGTCCGAGTACTGCTGCTGTAACTGTTCCTGTTACTGAAAAAACCCCATCCCTTCCACCTGTTGTGGAACCTGTGATGTTACGTGACCCAATACCTGAGAATCAGCAGCGAGAACTTTACAAGTGGTTGTTGGAAGAGAAGAGGAAGGTGAAGCCCAAAGATGCTGAAGAGAAGAAACGTATTGATGAAGAGAAAGCCATCCTCAAACAGTTTATTCGAACAAAATCTATCCCAAGTTTGTAA
- the LOC131336498 gene encoding DEAD-box ATP-dependent RNA helicase 20, with translation MSRYDSRSADPTSYRDRRSDSGFGGASGYGGARSSSSRRVDYDGAESPRKLDLDGLTPFEKNFYAESPEVAAMSEREVEEYRLRREITVEGRDVPKPVKAFGDVGFPEYVLQEIVKAGFSEPTAIQAQGWPMALKGRDLIGIAETGSGKTLAYLLPAIVHVNAQPILAPGDGPIVLVLAPTRELAVQIQQEATKFGSSSRIKSTCIYGGVPKGPQVRDLQKGVEIVIATPGRLIDMMESHHTNLRRVTYLVLDEADRMLDMGFEPQIQKIVSQIRPDRQTLYWSATWPKEVEQLARRFLYNPYKVVIGSPDLKANHAIRQHVDIVSENQKYNKLVKLLEDIMDGSRILIFMDTKKGCDQITRQLRMDGWPALSIHGDKSQAERDWVLSEFKAGKSPIMTATDVAARGLDVKDVKYVINYDFPGSLEDYVHRIGRTGRAGAKGTAYTFFTAANARFAKELISILEEAGQKVSPELATMGRGAPPPPGHGGFRDRGRGYSGGRSWS, from the exons ATGAGCCGTTACGACAGCCGCTCCGCCGACCCCACTTCTTACCGCGACCGCCGAAG tGATTCGGGGTTTGGTGGGGCTTCGGGTTACGGTGGGGCCCGGTCCTCGTCTAGCAGGAGGGTCGACTACGACGGGGCGGAGTCGCCGCGCAAGTTGGATTTGGACGGGTTGACTCCGTTCGAGAAGAACTTCTATGCCGAGTCGCCGGAGGTGGCGGCAATGTCGGAGAGGGAGGTGGAGGAGTATCGGCTGCGGCGGGAGATCACTGTCGAAGGTCGGGACGTGCCGAAGCCGGTCAAGGCTTTCGGTGATGTTGGGTTTCCAG AATACGTTTTGCAAGAAATTGTCAAAGCCGGCTTTTCAGAACCTACAGCAATTCAAGCTCAAGGATGGCCAATGGCTTTAAAGGGCCGTGATCTCATTGGTATTGCTGAAACAGGTTCAGGCAAGACACTTGCATACCTATTGCCTGCAATTGTTCATGTCAATGCTCAGCCAATTTTAG CTCCGGGCGATGGTCCCATTGTGTTAGTTTTAGCTCCAACACGTGAACTTGCTGTTCAGATACAGCAAGAAGCTACCAAGTTTGGTTCATCTTCAAGGATTAAAAGTACCTGCATATATGGTGGGGTTCCAAAGGGGCCCCAAGTTCGTGATCTCCAGAAAG GTGTTGAAATTGTTATTGCTACTCCTGGAAGGTTGATTGACATGATGGAATCTCACCATACGAATTTGCGACGGGTAACGTACCTTGTGTTGGATGAGGCAGATCGAATGCTTGACATGGGATTTGAACCACagattcaaaaaattgtttctcAG ATTCGCCCTGATCGTCAAACGTTGTACTGGAGTGCCACATGGCCCAAGGAGGTTGAACAACTTGCGAGACGATTCCTTTACAACCCATACAAA GTCGTGATAGGTTCCCCAGATTTGAAAGCTAACCATGCAATTCGCCAGCATGTGGATATTGTTTCGGAGAACCAGAAATATAACAA ATTGGTGAAGTTGCTGGAAGATATCATGGATGGAAGCCGGATCTTGATTTTCATGGATACAAAGAAAGGGTGTGACCAAATTACTCGGCAGCTTCGCATGGATGGCTGGCCTGCACTCTCTATTCATGGAGATAAGAGTCAAGCAGAAAGGGATTGGGTCCTCTCAGAGTTTAAAGCTGGCAAGAGTCCTATAATGACTGCAACTGACGTTGCAGCTCGTGGTTTAG ATGTGAAGGATGTAAAATATGTGATCAACTACGACTTTCCGGGATCGCTGGAGGATTATGTTCACCGCATCGGACGAACAGGAAGAGCTGGGGCCAAAGGAACGGCATATACTTTTTTCACAGCTGCAAATGCCAGATTTGCGAAAGAGCTCATAAGCATACTAGAGGAAGCTGGACAGAAGGTCAGTCCTGAGTTGGCAACAATGGGTCGTGGTGCACCTCCTCCCCCAG GTCATGGCGGTTTCCGAGATCGCGGGCGGGGTTACAGTGGCGGTCGCTCTTGGAGCTAA
- the LOC131298019 gene encoding uncharacterized protein LOC131298019 translates to MAVALSSLFTVRAASWDTQQRLPYNRQRTKPKKPQNPTTTTTPTLALTATPNNTIDSSISALLQRKIRKPIREKLEETYLGYETWLPTPPKVEKPRSIYNAASLAYIGDCIYELYARRHFLFPPLNIEEYNNRVMTVVRTEAQDAMLQKLLTDNYLSEEERDVLRWGKNSSSSKTRTKKRVGVAVYNSASSLETLVGYLYLTNTKRLEEIMLKLGFSSVTSPI, encoded by the exons ATGGCGGTTGCTTTATCCTCACTGTTTACAGTAAGAGCAGCCTCATGGGACACCCAACAGAGACTCCCCTACAATCGCCAACGCACCAAACCCAAGAAACCCCAAaaccctaccaccaccaccacaccaacTCTCGCTCTAACTGCTACTCCTAATAACACCATAGATTCTTCAATTTCAGCCCTTCTCCAAAGGAAGATTCGCAAACCTATTCGAG AGAAATTGGAGGAAACGTATCTGGGTTACGAGACATGGTTGCCGACTCCTCCGAAGGTGGAGAAGCCGCGTTCGATATACAATGCCGCGTCGTTGGCGTATATTGGGGACTGTATATACGAG TTATACGCTAGGAGACACTTCTTGTTTCCACCACTGAATATTGAAGAATACAATAACCGTGTGATGACAGTAGTACGCACTGAGGCGCAG GATGCAATGCTTCAGAAGCTTCTGACTGACAATTACTTGTCAGAAGAAGAAAG GGATGTCCTTCGCTGGGGGAAAAATAGTAGTTCAAGTAAAACGCGGACCAAAAAGCGTGTTGGTGTCGCAGTTTACAACAGTGCATCTTCACTGGAAACACTG GTTGGTTATCTTTACCTGACAAATACGAAGCGTCTGGAAGAGATCATGCTGAAGTTGGGTTTCTCAAGTGTTACTTCACCCATTTGA